The Cyanobacteria bacterium GSL.Bin1 genome includes a region encoding these proteins:
- a CDS encoding 30S ribosomal protein S21, protein MTQVTVGQNENIESALRRFKRQVSKAGIFADIKRTRFHETPIEKKKRKEVARRKKRFRS, encoded by the coding sequence ATGACCCAGGTGACTGTTGGTCAAAATGAAAATATTGAATCGGCATTACGTCGCTTTAAACGCCAAGTTTCCAAAGCCGGAATCTTTGCCGATATTAAACGCACTCGTTTCCACGAAACCCCAATCGAGAAAAAGAAACGCAAAGAGGTTGCCCGACGCAAGAAACGTTTTCGCTCTTAA
- the cobJ gene encoding precorrin-3B C(17)-methyltransferase codes for MSKFLLESFSPLCAIAPTPKAIRTLQPLCQRERITLFVPSDLKTDAADVVPYHEKLRVHLTNIWSQYRGIIFVMATGAVVRLIAPLLRDKQQDPAIVVMDEAGENMISLCGGHQGGGEALTRLLAQALGGNPVLTGASASLEFPGIDVLGNPFGWRRGKGDWTGVSRAIAHQQPVQIIQKVGSTLWQRHLPTDHCFQFEEKATETKAAVLITDREEAFDPQIPQVLWHPRVLWVGIGCERGTAKAVIKQALQATLQQYGLASGAIAGLATIELKADEAGILDLAAEQNYPLKIYSAAELNQVSVPTPSAVVAQEVGTASVAEASALKAADNSELLVTKQIFKSKQGAATIAIARSKTELIGSTGELYLIGAGPGDLNQITPFARTALTKADVVIGYSLYLDLIQPLQRPGQIIERYAITQEKERAERAIHLANWGLKVAVVSSGDIGIYGMGGLVFEELAHQGWDGQTPQVIVCPGITAMQAAAAKVGAPLMHDFCAISLSDLLTPWQVIEKRLTAAAQGDFITALYNPRSRSRTEQIKIAQSIFSEHRTPDTPVALVRSVSRVDEQITLTTLQEMLEHPIDMLTVVIIGNRSTRNAQGWMITPRGYY; via the coding sequence ATGAGTAAATTTTTGTTAGAGTCGTTTTCTCCTTTATGCGCGATCGCGCCAACCCCCAAGGCAATCCGAACCCTACAGCCTCTGTGCCAAAGAGAACGGATTACCTTATTTGTGCCGAGTGATTTAAAGACTGATGCTGCCGATGTTGTTCCCTACCACGAGAAACTCAGGGTTCACTTGACAAACATTTGGTCGCAGTATCGGGGGATTATTTTTGTCATGGCAACCGGGGCGGTTGTGCGCTTAATTGCCCCCCTTTTAAGGGATAAACAGCAGGATCCGGCAATTGTGGTGATGGATGAAGCCGGAGAAAATATGATCAGCCTTTGTGGGGGTCATCAAGGAGGGGGCGAGGCGTTAACTCGTTTGTTAGCGCAAGCTTTAGGCGGAAATCCAGTTTTAACTGGGGCATCTGCCAGTTTAGAGTTTCCTGGGATCGATGTGCTGGGGAATCCCTTTGGTTGGCGTCGCGGAAAGGGAGATTGGACAGGTGTGAGTCGCGCGATCGCGCATCAGCAGCCGGTACAAATTATACAAAAAGTCGGTTCTACCCTCTGGCAAAGGCATCTCCCTACCGATCATTGTTTCCAGTTTGAGGAAAAGGCAACAGAGACGAAAGCAGCGGTTTTAATTACGGATCGCGAAGAAGCCTTCGATCCTCAAATTCCGCAAGTGTTGTGGCATCCGCGTGTGTTGTGGGTGGGCATAGGCTGCGAACGAGGAACAGCGAAAGCGGTAATTAAACAAGCGTTACAAGCAACGTTGCAGCAGTATGGTTTAGCCTCAGGCGCGATCGCGGGGTTAGCGACCATTGAGTTAAAAGCCGATGAAGCAGGAATTTTAGACCTAGCTGCTGAGCAAAACTACCCCCTGAAAATTTATTCAGCCGCAGAATTAAATCAAGTGAGTGTTCCCACTCCCTCTGCAGTAGTAGCGCAAGAAGTAGGAACAGCTAGTGTTGCAGAAGCCTCCGCCCTGAAAGCCGCTGACAACAGTGAACTGTTAGTGACCAAACAAATTTTCAAATCTAAGCAAGGGGCAGCAACAATCGCGATCGCGCGCTCAAAAACTGAATTGATTGGATCGACCGGAGAACTCTACCTGATTGGCGCAGGTCCTGGTGACTTAAATCAAATTACTCCGTTTGCCCGCACCGCCCTTACCAAAGCAGATGTGGTCATTGGCTACTCCCTTTATTTAGATCTGATTCAGCCCTTACAACGTCCCGGACAAATCATTGAACGCTATGCGATTACCCAAGAGAAAGAACGGGCAGAACGAGCGATTCACCTGGCAAATTGGGGGTTAAAGGTTGCCGTCGTCTCTTCAGGGGATATTGGCATTTACGGGATGGGCGGATTAGTGTTTGAAGAACTTGCCCATCAAGGTTGGGATGGTCAAACTCCTCAAGTCATCGTTTGTCCCGGGATTACCGCCATGCAAGCAGCAGCTGCGAAAGTCGGCGCCCCCCTGATGCACGATTTTTGTGCGATTAGTCTCAGTGATTTGTTAACCCCTTGGCAAGTCATTGAAAAACGCTTAACCGCAGCGGCACAAGGAGACTTTATTACTGCTTTATATAATCCGCGATCGCGATCGCGCACCGAACAGATTAAAATTGCTCAAAGTATTTTCAGCGAACATCGGACACCCGATACCCCAGTTGCACTCGTCCGTTCCGTTTCCCGAGTAGATGAACAAATCACTTTGACGACCCTACAAGAAATGTTAGAGCATCCCATTGACATGCTCACTGTTGTCATTATTGGCAATCGTAGTACCCGAAACGCTCAAGGTTGGATGATTACCCCGCGCGGTTATTACTAA
- a CDS encoding RNA-binding protein, translated as MSIYVGNLPYEVTEQEVNEVFSEYGTVKRVTIPVDRETGKVRGFGFVEMETESDESPAIEALDGAEWMGRELRVNKARPRKENNNRNRGGGRGNREDRF; from the coding sequence ATGTCGATTTATGTTGGTAACTTGCCTTACGAAGTTACAGAACAAGAAGTTAATGAAGTCTTTTCTGAATACGGTACAGTCAAGCGTGTAACGATTCCTGTTGATCGGGAAACCGGAAAAGTGCGTGGATTCGGTTTTGTAGAAATGGAAACTGAGTCGGATGAATCCCCAGCAATTGAAGCCCTAGATGGTGCGGAATGGATGGGACGAGAGTTGCGAGTGAACAAAGCTCGCCCTCGTAAAGAAAATAACAATCGAAATCGAGGAGGAGGTAGAGGCAATCGCGAGGATCGATTCTAA